Proteins from a single region of Nocardioides oleivorans:
- a CDS encoding DUF4191 domain-containing protein, whose protein sequence is MSTPAASTPSSRRAQIMQTYTMAKRTDPRLGLIIAGVFVLGAAVGFGLLSLLPGSGVISLIITIVGSLMIGMLCALLVFGRRAQKAAYTQMEGQPAAAAGALQMLRRGWKVEPVVGFNKQQDVVHRVVGPPGIVLVGEGTSPSRVRALLATERKKHERVAYEVPIHEVVAGRGDGEVPLPKLVRHVQKLGRAVKPAEMTDVLQRLKAIDAQRGKLPLPKGPVPTSMKGMRSQQRGR, encoded by the coding sequence ATGTCGACCCCCGCCGCCTCCACGCCGAGCTCGCGCCGTGCGCAGATCATGCAGACCTACACGATGGCCAAGCGCACGGACCCGCGCCTGGGCCTGATCATCGCGGGCGTCTTCGTGCTCGGGGCCGCTGTCGGATTCGGCCTGCTGTCCCTGCTGCCCGGCAGCGGTGTCATCTCGCTGATCATCACGATCGTGGGCTCGCTCATGATCGGCATGCTGTGCGCGCTGCTCGTCTTCGGCCGCCGCGCCCAGAAGGCGGCGTACACCCAGATGGAGGGCCAGCCGGCGGCCGCCGCGGGAGCGCTCCAGATGCTGCGCCGCGGCTGGAAGGTCGAGCCCGTCGTCGGCTTCAACAAGCAGCAGGACGTCGTGCACCGCGTCGTCGGCCCGCCCGGCATCGTGCTGGTCGGCGAGGGCACCAGCCCCAGCCGGGTCCGCGCGCTGCTCGCGACCGAGCGCAAGAAGCACGAGCGGGTCGCCTACGAGGTGCCGATCCACGAGGTCGTCGCCGGCCGCGGCGACGGCGAGGTGCCGCTGCCCAAGCTGGTGCGCCACGTCCAGAAGCTCGGCCGTGCGGTGAAGCCCGCCGAGATGACCGACGTCCTCCAGCGCCTCAAGGCCATCGACGCGCAGCGCGGCAAGCTCCCGCTGCCCAAGGGTCCGGTCCCGACGTCGATGAAGGGCATGCGCTCGCAGCAGCGCGGCCGCTGA
- a CDS encoding RDD family protein, which produces MTSAVTNDLHAATWGRRILALCVDWVACLAVVEGLVAAGLIAGNPNGLGTLALFVVESALFTATVGGSFGKLATRLRVVRKDDPSVPVSLLRALVRSALVALVVPPLFTFDGRGLHDMAAGTRTVAL; this is translated from the coding sequence GTGACGAGTGCTGTAACAAACGACCTCCACGCGGCCACCTGGGGACGCCGGATCCTGGCCCTGTGCGTCGACTGGGTCGCGTGCCTGGCCGTCGTCGAGGGCCTCGTCGCAGCCGGACTGATCGCCGGCAACCCCAACGGCCTCGGCACGCTCGCGCTCTTCGTCGTCGAGTCGGCGCTCTTCACGGCGACCGTGGGCGGCTCGTTCGGCAAGCTCGCGACGAGGCTGCGTGTGGTGCGCAAGGACGACCCGTCGGTGCCGGTCTCGCTGCTGCGGGCCCTCGTGCGCAGCGCGCTGGTCGCGCTCGTCGTACCGCCGCTGTTCACCTTCGACGGCCGCGGCCTTCACGACATGGCGGCCGGGACGCGGACGGTGGCGCTCTAG
- the glnA gene encoding type I glutamate--ammonia ligase: MFNNSDELLKFIKDEGVEMVDVRFCDLPGVMQHFTVPVSSFDQSVFDDGLGFDGSSIRGFQAINESDMSLFPDPTTAYVDPFRKSKTLNVNFFIHDPITGEAYSRDPRNIARKALAYLDSTGIADTAYFAPEAEFYIFDNVRYSTGVNEGYYHIDSVEGWWNSGKEGEENKGYKTRLKGGYFPVEPYDHYSDLRADMVKNLEACGLLVERAHHEVGTAGQAEINYRFDTLLKAADDVMKFKYLIKNTAWEQGKSVTFMPKPIFGDNGSGMHVHQSLWKDGEPLFFDETGYAGLSDTARWYIGGILKHAPSLLAFTNPTVNSYHRLVPGFEAPISLVYSSRNRSASVRIPITGANPKAKRVETRFPDPSANPYLAFAALMLAGLDGVQNKTEPADPIDKDIYELPPDEMADIAQVPTSLGAVLDALEDDHDYLTRGGVFTDDLIETWVDFKRTQEIAPVQLRPHPHEFELYYDI; this comes from the coding sequence ATGTTCAACAACTCCGATGAGCTCCTGAAGTTCATTAAGGACGAGGGCGTCGAGATGGTCGACGTTCGCTTCTGCGACCTGCCCGGCGTGATGCAGCACTTCACGGTGCCGGTGTCGTCGTTCGACCAGAGCGTCTTCGACGACGGCCTCGGGTTCGACGGGTCCTCGATCCGCGGCTTCCAGGCGATCAACGAGTCCGACATGTCGCTCTTCCCCGACCCGACGACGGCGTACGTCGACCCCTTCCGCAAGTCGAAGACGCTCAACGTCAACTTCTTCATCCACGACCCGATCACCGGCGAGGCCTACAGCCGCGACCCGCGCAACATCGCGCGCAAGGCGCTGGCGTACCTCGACTCGACCGGCATCGCGGACACCGCGTACTTCGCCCCCGAGGCCGAGTTCTACATCTTCGACAACGTCCGCTACAGCACGGGCGTCAACGAGGGCTACTACCACATCGACTCCGTCGAGGGCTGGTGGAACTCCGGCAAGGAGGGCGAGGAGAACAAGGGCTACAAGACCCGCCTCAAGGGTGGCTACTTCCCCGTCGAGCCCTACGACCACTACAGCGACCTGCGCGCCGACATGGTGAAGAACCTCGAGGCCTGCGGCCTGCTCGTCGAGCGCGCCCACCACGAGGTCGGCACCGCCGGCCAGGCGGAGATCAACTACCGCTTCGACACGCTGCTCAAGGCCGCGGACGACGTGATGAAGTTCAAGTACCTCATCAAGAACACCGCCTGGGAGCAGGGCAAGTCGGTCACGTTCATGCCGAAGCCCATCTTCGGTGACAACGGCTCGGGCATGCACGTGCACCAGTCGCTGTGGAAGGACGGCGAGCCGCTGTTCTTCGACGAGACCGGGTACGCCGGCCTGTCCGACACCGCCCGCTGGTACATCGGCGGCATCCTCAAGCACGCGCCGTCGCTGCTGGCGTTCACCAACCCGACGGTGAACTCCTACCACCGCCTGGTGCCGGGCTTCGAGGCCCCGATCTCGCTGGTCTACTCCTCGCGCAACCGCTCCGCGTCGGTCCGCATCCCGATCACGGGCGCGAACCCGAAGGCCAAGCGCGTCGAGACCCGCTTCCCCGACCCGTCGGCGAACCCCTACCTCGCCTTCGCCGCGCTGATGCTGGCCGGCCTCGACGGTGTGCAGAACAAGACCGAGCCTGCCGACCCGATCGACAAGGACATCTACGAGCTGCCGCCGGACGAGATGGCCGACATCGCCCAGGTGCCGACGTCGCTGGGCGCCGTGCTCGACGCCCTCGAGGACGACCACGACTACCTGACCCGGGGTGGCGTCTTCACCGACGACCTGATCGAGACCTGGGTCGACTTCAAGCGCACCCAGGAGATCGCTCCGGTCCAGCTGCGGCCGCACCCGCACGAGTTCGAGCTCTACTACGACATCTGA
- a CDS encoding helix-turn-helix domain-containing protein encodes MTDDALPERARRHRELQRSLVGGPDLVGAPVSDRLVASWQRSEDYGVSLESIEPSFTGTLNDESLFFECGREVLEGLHRTLINEPVSLMLTDADGLVLNRMSGDTSLLRALDAVHLAPGFAYAERTVGTNGLGLAIADRAPTVVRADEHYALSLCTYTCAAVPVLDPLSGHLEGCVNLTTWSSQSSDLLLALAQSAASNTSAMMLARSRGQKPRAAQRGEVFRVETPRLEPGAGSATDLGPAWSEVLARAGAAIRDERIVLAVGEEGSGRATLLAQALRQQFPRERILAASPPPTQDCEAWLGLWTPELGKPDTGILVRDVDLLPEWVAEHVRDLVVQARVRAHAGDHVPFAMTASRFDALPPALAPLVDTIVSVPPLRERSDDVIPLARLAARRARGREVTFTHAAESALRDCGWPGNARQLVEVVAQAARRSDTIDVRHLPADVLSGISRRLTRIETFERDEIVRVLTRPGISMKDAGDELGMSRATVYRKIAQYDINIPRTNT; translated from the coding sequence GTGACCGACGACGCCCTTCCCGAGCGCGCGCGGCGCCATCGCGAGCTGCAGCGCTCACTTGTCGGTGGCCCCGACCTGGTCGGTGCTCCCGTCTCCGACCGGCTCGTCGCCTCGTGGCAGCGGAGCGAGGACTACGGCGTCTCCTTGGAGTCCATCGAGCCGAGCTTCACCGGGACCCTCAACGACGAGTCGCTGTTCTTCGAGTGCGGCCGCGAGGTGCTCGAGGGCCTCCACCGGACCCTCATCAACGAGCCCGTCTCCCTCATGCTGACCGACGCCGACGGCCTCGTCCTCAACCGCATGAGCGGTGACACCTCGCTCCTCCGCGCGCTCGACGCGGTGCACCTCGCGCCCGGGTTCGCGTACGCGGAGCGCACCGTCGGCACCAACGGCCTCGGCCTCGCCATCGCCGACCGCGCCCCCACCGTCGTACGGGCCGACGAGCACTACGCACTGAGCCTCTGCACCTACACCTGCGCCGCCGTGCCGGTCCTCGACCCGCTCAGCGGCCACCTCGAGGGGTGCGTCAACCTGACGACCTGGTCCAGCCAGTCCAGCGACCTCCTGCTCGCGCTCGCCCAGTCGGCAGCCAGCAACACGTCCGCGATGATGCTGGCCCGCTCGCGCGGTCAGAAGCCTCGGGCGGCACAGCGGGGCGAGGTGTTCCGCGTGGAGACTCCTCGTCTCGAGCCCGGTGCGGGCAGCGCCACCGATCTCGGGCCTGCCTGGTCCGAGGTGCTCGCCCGTGCGGGTGCGGCGATCCGCGACGAACGCATCGTGCTGGCAGTCGGCGAGGAAGGCTCGGGTCGGGCCACGCTCCTCGCCCAGGCGCTGCGCCAGCAGTTCCCGCGCGAGCGCATCCTCGCCGCGTCGCCGCCCCCGACGCAGGACTGCGAGGCGTGGCTGGGCTTGTGGACCCCCGAGCTCGGCAAGCCCGACACTGGCATCCTCGTCCGCGACGTCGACCTCCTGCCCGAGTGGGTGGCCGAGCACGTGCGCGACCTGGTCGTCCAGGCCCGGGTCCGAGCCCACGCGGGCGACCACGTCCCGTTCGCGATGACGGCGAGCCGGTTCGACGCCCTGCCGCCTGCTCTCGCACCCCTCGTCGACACCATCGTCTCCGTCCCGCCGCTGCGTGAGCGGTCCGATGACGTGATCCCACTCGCCCGCCTCGCCGCACGTCGGGCGCGGGGGCGCGAGGTCACCTTCACCCACGCCGCCGAGTCCGCGCTGCGTGACTGCGGCTGGCCGGGCAACGCCCGCCAGCTCGTCGAGGTCGTCGCGCAGGCCGCCCGGCGCAGCGACACCATCGACGTACGACACCTGCCCGCCGACGTCCTCTCCGGCATCTCGCGACGCCTCACCCGCATCGAGACCTTCGAGCGCGACGAGATCGTCCGCGTCCTCACCCGTCCCGGCATCTCGATGAAGGACGCCGGCGACGAGCTCGGCATGAGCCGCGCCACCGTCTACCGCAAGATCGCGCAGTACGACATCAACATCCCTCGCACCAACACCTGA